In Corallococcus macrosporus, the following are encoded in one genomic region:
- a CDS encoding DUF262 domain-containing protein — protein sequence MPAPLTRRPETKSFSIEDLLDRVRRGEVRIPDFQRPLRWTADDVRDLLDSVYRGYPIGTLLFWRKDAPAANVSFGPVRIDAPSTSQGLWAVDGQQRVTALAGVLLHPSYGDDAGRDDFHLYFDLETEELHPPPKEGAPPPHWLPMNEVLDSESLLHWLNRYPDREAHPEHLRAAIRLGKAIREYQVPAYVVDTADEKVLRIIFKRLNTAGRPLTDEEVFNALYVGSRSLSLESVTQGLKELGFGSIPESLLLRAVLAVRGLDFTRGYQEQLNQDDELTETVRRTDRALRDAIVFLKRDAFIPHLKLLPAPENSLVLLTRFFQLHPEPAPRSRELLSRWFWRHIVFGGWELKPAEALQVFAAIRSDEERSLQTLLAQVPPPLIRWWMETGLPVMPHATVRPPLVLRIAMLSLQPRHLLTGAVLDPAELLEQKGEGFQLLLLPDDVRWRTQRAQDRRTVRRLMEGTFNYLFHPPVEGRSLLQLLEAQPPPSEELLHSHGLTAEALASLRRDDGAFLSLRQAVLEPVLRQFMEARTRWDESDRPSLQSMIIDDDED from the coding sequence ATGCCCGCTCCCCTGACGCGGCGCCCGGAGACGAAGTCGTTCAGCATCGAGGACCTGCTCGACCGCGTGCGGCGTGGCGAGGTGCGCATCCCCGACTTCCAGCGCCCCCTGCGCTGGACCGCGGACGACGTGCGCGACCTGCTGGACAGCGTGTACCGGGGCTATCCCATCGGGACGCTGTTGTTCTGGCGCAAGGATGCTCCCGCCGCCAACGTCAGCTTCGGCCCCGTGCGCATCGACGCGCCCTCCACCAGCCAGGGCTTGTGGGCCGTGGACGGACAGCAGCGCGTGACGGCGCTGGCGGGCGTGCTGCTGCATCCGTCCTATGGGGACGACGCCGGCCGCGATGACTTCCACCTGTACTTCGACCTGGAGACGGAGGAGCTGCACCCGCCGCCGAAAGAGGGAGCGCCCCCGCCGCACTGGCTGCCGATGAACGAGGTGCTGGACAGCGAGTCGCTGCTCCACTGGCTCAACCGCTACCCGGACCGCGAGGCGCACCCGGAGCACCTGCGCGCCGCCATCCGCCTGGGCAAGGCCATCCGCGAGTACCAGGTGCCCGCGTACGTCGTGGACACCGCGGACGAGAAGGTCCTGCGCATCATCTTCAAGCGCCTCAACACCGCCGGCCGCCCGCTCACGGACGAAGAGGTGTTCAACGCGCTGTACGTGGGCTCGCGCTCGCTCAGCCTGGAGTCGGTGACCCAGGGGCTCAAGGAGCTGGGCTTCGGCAGCATCCCGGAGTCGCTGCTCCTGCGCGCCGTGCTCGCCGTGCGCGGCCTGGACTTCACGCGCGGCTACCAGGAACAGCTCAACCAGGACGACGAGCTCACGGAGACGGTCCGGCGCACGGACCGGGCGCTCCGCGACGCCATCGTGTTCCTCAAGCGCGACGCGTTCATCCCGCACCTCAAGCTGCTGCCCGCGCCGGAGAACTCGCTCGTCCTCCTGACGCGGTTCTTCCAACTGCACCCCGAACCGGCACCGCGTTCCCGTGAGCTGCTGTCCCGCTGGTTCTGGCGCCACATCGTCTTTGGCGGCTGGGAGCTGAAGCCCGCGGAAGCCCTTCAGGTCTTCGCGGCCATCCGCTCCGACGAGGAGCGCTCCCTCCAGACGCTGCTGGCGCAGGTGCCGCCTCCGCTCATCCGCTGGTGGATGGAGACGGGCCTGCCGGTCATGCCCCACGCCACCGTGAGGCCTCCGCTGGTCCTGCGCATCGCGATGCTGTCGCTCCAGCCGCGCCACCTGCTGACGGGCGCGGTGCTGGACCCGGCGGAGCTGCTGGAGCAGAAGGGCGAGGGCTTTCAGCTCCTCCTGCTCCCGGATGACGTGCGGTGGCGCACGCAGCGGGCCCAGGACCGCAGGACGGTCCGGCGCCTCATGGAAGGCACCTTCAACTACCTCTTCCATCCCCCGGTGGAGGGACGCTCCCTCCTGCAACTGCTCGAAGCACAGCCGCCTCCCAGCGAGGAACTGCTCCACAGCCACGGGCTCACGGCGGAGGCGCTGGCGTCCCTGCGGCGCGATGACGGCGCGTTCCTGTCCTTGCGCCAGGCCGTGCTGGAGCCCGTCCTGCGCCAGTTCATGGAGGCCCGCACGCGCTGGGACGAATCCGACCGGCCTTCGCTCCAGTCGATGATCATCGACGACGATGAGGACTGA
- a CDS encoding HipA domain-containing protein, which produces MDPMIPVSTTGILDVLIGDVHVGTLTLLADERIEFSLSEDYRQRYPRPVLGQFFEDDLSRRHTSRMRLPPFFSNLLPEGPLRDLISERQHIARQREFFFIAHLGADLSGAVIVRPAGELAGHDAPLVDVPAEPVSDGEPLRFSLAGVQLKFSMLRRDRGMTLPMGGLGGDWIVKLPDNRYDRVPENELSVMTWARATGIDVPELQLLKVSDLHGLPEGITLREDLAYAIRRFDRPSPGHRVHMEDLAQVLGLYSDEKYKKYNYETIANVLLKVAGLDALQEFLRRLVFIIACGNGDAHHKNWSLYYPDGMRPVLSPAYDFVSTIQYMPQDQLALNLAKSKRFEDVSLQSFERLARKLGLRDEDVLPVVTGAVEVALDAWTTLRADLPMPELFKQRIEEHWKRVPLLQGNVKRSAGELRQTANAFFTLYSELPRLGPGSDDCTREALRRLAPPPPSPRVLDLGAGTGRQSLVLARELGTRVTAVDLHRPYLDRLEREAREQGLSDTIVTRQEDMAALTLPPASFDLIWSEGAIYVVGFGQGLRQWRPLLAPGGQVAVTECSWLTDVRPPEAVRFWSAAYPSMASVAQNRATAEAAGFTVVDTFTLPASAWWDDYYTPLLHRIERLRPTADAALREVIAAAEQEVNLYRRHGDSYGYVFYLLRSREP; this is translated from the coding sequence ATGGACCCCATGATTCCCGTGTCCACCACCGGCATCCTCGACGTCCTCATCGGGGACGTGCACGTCGGCACGCTCACGCTGCTCGCGGACGAGCGCATCGAGTTCAGCCTCTCCGAGGACTACCGACAGCGCTACCCGCGCCCCGTCCTGGGCCAGTTCTTCGAGGACGACCTGTCGCGCCGCCACACCAGCCGCATGCGGCTGCCGCCGTTCTTCTCCAACCTGCTGCCCGAAGGGCCGCTGCGCGACCTCATCTCCGAACGCCAGCACATCGCCCGCCAGCGCGAGTTCTTCTTCATCGCGCACCTGGGCGCGGACCTCTCCGGCGCCGTCATCGTCCGCCCCGCGGGCGAGCTCGCCGGCCACGACGCGCCGCTGGTGGACGTCCCCGCGGAGCCCGTGTCGGACGGAGAGCCGCTGCGCTTCTCGCTCGCGGGCGTGCAGCTCAAGTTCTCCATGCTCCGCCGCGACCGGGGCATGACGCTGCCCATGGGCGGCCTGGGCGGTGACTGGATCGTCAAGCTGCCGGACAACCGCTACGACCGCGTGCCGGAGAACGAGCTGTCCGTGATGACCTGGGCGCGCGCCACCGGCATCGACGTGCCGGAGCTCCAACTGCTCAAGGTGTCCGACCTGCACGGCCTGCCCGAGGGCATCACCCTGCGCGAGGACCTGGCGTACGCCATCCGCCGCTTCGACCGCCCGTCGCCGGGCCACCGCGTGCACATGGAGGACCTGGCGCAGGTGCTGGGGCTGTACTCCGACGAGAAGTACAAGAAGTACAACTACGAGACCATCGCCAACGTGCTGCTCAAGGTCGCGGGCCTGGACGCGCTCCAGGAGTTCCTGCGGCGGCTGGTGTTCATCATCGCGTGCGGCAACGGCGACGCGCACCACAAGAACTGGTCGCTCTACTACCCGGACGGCATGCGCCCCGTGCTGTCGCCCGCGTACGACTTCGTCTCCACCATCCAGTACATGCCGCAGGATCAGCTCGCGCTGAACCTGGCGAAGTCCAAGCGCTTCGAGGACGTGTCGCTCCAGAGCTTCGAGCGGCTGGCGCGCAAGCTGGGCCTGCGCGACGAGGACGTGCTCCCGGTGGTGACGGGCGCGGTGGAGGTCGCGCTCGACGCGTGGACCACGCTGCGCGCGGACCTGCCCATGCCGGAGCTCTTCAAGCAGCGCATCGAGGAGCACTGGAAGCGCGTCCCGCTCCTCCAGGGCAACGTGAAGCGCAGCGCGGGCGAGTTGCGCCAGACGGCCAACGCCTTCTTCACGCTCTACAGCGAGCTGCCCCGCCTGGGCCCCGGCAGCGACGACTGCACCCGCGAGGCGCTGCGCCGCCTGGCTCCGCCGCCGCCCTCGCCGCGCGTGCTGGACCTGGGCGCGGGCACCGGACGCCAGTCGCTGGTGCTCGCGCGCGAGCTGGGCACCCGCGTCACCGCCGTGGACCTGCACCGGCCCTATCTCGACCGGCTGGAGCGCGAGGCCCGCGAGCAGGGGCTGTCGGACACCATCGTCACGCGCCAGGAGGACATGGCCGCGCTGACGCTGCCGCCCGCGTCCTTCGACCTCATCTGGTCCGAGGGCGCCATCTACGTGGTGGGCTTCGGGCAGGGGCTGCGCCAGTGGCGGCCGCTGCTCGCGCCCGGAGGACAGGTGGCCGTCACCGAGTGCTCCTGGCTCACGGACGTGCGGCCTCCGGAGGCGGTGCGCTTCTGGTCCGCCGCGTATCCGTCCATGGCCAGCGTCGCCCAGAACCGAGCGACCGCGGAGGCGGCGGGCTTCACGGTGGTGGACACCTTCACGCTGCCCGCGTCCGCGTGGTGGGACGACTACTACACGCCGCTCCTCCATCGCATCGAGCGGCTGCGCCCCACAGCGGACGCGGCGCTGCGCGAGGTCATCGCGGCGGCGGAACAGGAGGTGAACCTGTACCGCCGCCACGGGGACAGCTACGGCTATGTCTTCTACCTGCTGCGCTCGCGCGAGCCGTGA
- a CDS encoding OPT family oligopeptide transporter: MPAPAPRAVPAGDTPTDASLTLLSIPGATQAEVDTYWLRHVYQGDRLPQLTLRAVALGAGLGVLTCATNLYAGLKTGVAFGVAVTAALLASATHGALRRLSPRGAGAPLSLLELGCAQTVASSAGYATGGALVSVQGAWLLTTGHHLPGVTLLAWTFLLSALGVLFAVPLKRQLVDREQLPFASGTAAAATARALHAGGEEAGPRLRMLGVGGWVAGALTLARDGFGRVPYAYAFPGTLGGVSLERLGFALETGLMPVGGGALLGVRVTASMLLGALVVHGVVAPRLMAAGVVAPDGDFLAWALWPGAAALTTASLLQFALQARVWGRALSGLRGGVSRQAPHPIEALQVPGQWWVAGMLVLTPATVALARVGFDVPVPHALLAVALSFVLCLISCRVTGETDVSPVGALGQVTQLTYGVLLPGDVRANLATAGITVNAASSSADLLTDLKAGHLLGANPRRVFLAQLVGCVVGALVVVPLFYLLVPEPSVLGSERFPAPAATVTAGVARVLASGLGAVSVDLRIAMAWAALAAAVLTLGEQALPERFRRWTPSAVGVGLACLLPASTCLGFFLGGLGWELARRWRPASEGPGVTLAAGLIAGEGLVGVGIVLARALW; encoded by the coding sequence ATGCCGGCCCCCGCACCCCGCGCCGTCCCCGCAGGGGACACCCCCACCGACGCCTCGCTGACGCTGCTGAGCATCCCCGGGGCGACGCAGGCGGAGGTGGACACCTACTGGCTCAGGCACGTCTACCAGGGCGACCGGCTGCCCCAGCTCACGCTGCGAGCGGTGGCCCTGGGCGCGGGGCTGGGCGTGCTCACCTGCGCCACCAACCTCTACGCGGGCCTGAAGACGGGCGTGGCGTTCGGGGTGGCCGTCACCGCCGCGCTGCTCGCGTCCGCGACGCATGGCGCGCTCCGGCGCTTGAGTCCCCGGGGCGCGGGCGCGCCGCTGTCCCTGCTGGAGCTGGGCTGCGCGCAGACGGTGGCGTCGTCGGCGGGGTACGCGACGGGGGGCGCGCTCGTGTCGGTGCAGGGTGCGTGGCTGCTCACCACGGGGCACCACCTGCCCGGGGTGACGCTGCTGGCGTGGACGTTCCTGCTGTCCGCGCTGGGCGTCCTGTTCGCGGTGCCGCTCAAGCGACAGTTGGTGGACCGGGAGCAGCTTCCGTTCGCGTCCGGGACGGCGGCGGCGGCGACGGCTCGTGCGCTGCACGCGGGCGGTGAGGAGGCGGGGCCCCGGCTGCGGATGCTGGGCGTGGGTGGGTGGGTGGCGGGAGCGTTGACGCTCGCGCGCGATGGCTTCGGGCGCGTGCCGTATGCGTATGCGTTTCCCGGGACGCTGGGCGGGGTCTCGCTGGAGCGGCTGGGGTTCGCGCTGGAGACGGGGCTGATGCCGGTGGGCGGGGGGGCGCTGCTGGGCGTGCGCGTCACTGCCTCCATGTTGCTGGGGGCGCTCGTCGTCCATGGCGTCGTCGCGCCCCGGCTGATGGCCGCGGGCGTGGTGGCTCCGGACGGGGACTTCCTCGCGTGGGCGCTGTGGCCGGGCGCGGCGGCGCTCACCACCGCGTCGCTGTTGCAGTTCGCGCTCCAGGCGCGCGTGTGGGGCCGGGCGCTGAGTGGGCTCCGGGGCGGCGTGTCGCGGCAGGCGCCGCATCCGATTGAAGCGCTCCAGGTGCCCGGGCAGTGGTGGGTCGCGGGGATGCTGGTGCTGACGCCCGCGACGGTGGCGCTGGCGCGGGTGGGCTTCGACGTGCCGGTGCCGCACGCGCTGCTCGCGGTGGCGCTGTCGTTCGTGCTGTGCCTCATCTCCTGCCGCGTCACGGGTGAGACGGACGTGAGCCCGGTGGGCGCGCTGGGGCAGGTGACGCAGTTGACGTATGGCGTGCTGCTGCCGGGCGATGTGCGGGCGAACCTGGCGACGGCGGGCATCACGGTCAACGCGGCGTCCTCGTCCGCGGATCTGCTCACGGACCTGAAGGCGGGGCACCTGCTGGGTGCGAATCCGCGCCGCGTGTTCCTGGCGCAGCTCGTGGGATGTGTCGTCGGGGCGCTGGTGGTGGTGCCGCTGTTCTACCTGCTGGTGCCGGAGCCGTCCGTGCTGGGGTCGGAGCGCTTTCCCGCGCCGGCCGCGACGGTGACGGCGGGCGTGGCGCGGGTGCTGGCGTCGGGGCTGGGCGCGGTGTCGGTGGACCTGCGGATCGCCATGGCCTGGGCCGCGCTGGCGGCGGCCGTCCTCACGCTGGGCGAGCAGGCCTTGCCGGAGCGCTTCCGCCGCTGGACGCCGTCCGCCGTGGGAGTGGGGCTGGCGTGCCTGCTGCCTGCCTCCACGTGCCTGGGGTTCTTCCTGGGAGGGCTGGGGTGGGAGCTGGCCCGGAGGTGGCGGCCCGCGTCGGAGGGGCCGGGCGTGACGCTGGCGGCCGGGCTCATCGCGGGCGAGGGACTGGTAGGGGTGGGCATCGTGCTGGCGCGAGCGCTCTGGTAG
- a CDS encoding serine/threonine-protein kinase PknK yields the protein MRCPVCHRRLAPGAACPVNGVAAGSGLPLEPLAIPDVPGLSGAALLGVGGFAHVFTAVREVDGREVALKVGLGPHHARFAHEAEALRRVGPPTVPAVLEEGRVGGRPFLVQELLRGQTLAAWMAALPGTGAASVARVRELLTGLCPAVARVHAVGLAHRDLKPENIFLREGGALSLLDFGLARRMEDGPAEEAGNRAGTTVYMAPEQCLDAREAGTAADIYALGVLLFELLTGSPPFNGSADEVREGHVSQRPPRVSERARIPVALDAVVARCLAKEPAERYASADEVLAAFEAACAEVPALPGVSEKDARPAQASTTFAGSRPVAVLGLRTAASVEGLAATLEPFGGVLARVAAGGYLIVFCESLSAEANVRAGALAARRLVESGDASAVLHVAVLYVHPGAALPRIAGTALERPDTWWGRALAPGEVQVTPDAAARLEPGWVESVEKQGGREVGPASRDPIAHEAPAAGSAGLAEPRDSEGAERAATHVPAQHEFLVRPTASEGARTPALPPVGPVREAGTVFRLRLHDEEGARADGEPPPFVGRDAVLDVLVSDATRSLSSSVPGLGVLTGEVGHGKSRLLKALASRLESERLARVVRLRAPPPDASVSGSLLDALRAVVGRPSAEPRTLADALLAQAREAPLVLLLDDAHLADPLSLDALERATLEGPRAPLWIGLAGRPSLLGLRPHLGERSAHASRHPLPPLAPEASRAVLVHLLRPAEHIPEPVLARLEQLAQGVPLSLVELARALRAAGALRSAPGGGWYVAPDALLDVSVTPLFERLAPRVLAGLPEVHRVLARLCAVLGTEVDVARVDAALRHLTTGPELSRAASLDAGAGLQRLSRAGLLRPSGPGRFAFRHPLLREALEALLPPAPRRALHAAALKASVGEDVAERRRRAHHAAVCGAHLEAARDYLSLAEEARAGHLPVEAEQHYTRALALLPESDDARRAQALAGRGKVRHRLQRFRESLADLSAARTLARARGDAALEVDLLLEEATARDWMEDSDGSAACTREALDAIEPLDAPRLSLRCGLARGRLHVRQGEWAAAARVLTSTAEGAERARDHETLVVSLALLGAALTFLDRAPEAAARFDEALERCEAAGDGLHKAAVLSNRVLLWLRQGDVPRMEADLRRAMVLGRELAHAQMERWSTFNLAEVLYMQGRLDEALPLAQRAYELGVRFFREHPVPVDALLIARIQAAAGDEAGAARQLAWISQRCPPESLPPTAIMRRLVELQVHQQTTGAFRATDWDALHLEADALASPDEKAEILLQATGIARRTGALDEARAWLERAAPAVAEAPLWSTCFHALRAALAPAAL from the coding sequence ATGCGCTGTCCGGTCTGCCACCGCCGCCTCGCTCCCGGCGCGGCGTGTCCCGTGAACGGCGTCGCCGCCGGGTCCGGTCTTCCCCTGGAGCCGCTGGCGATCCCCGACGTCCCCGGCCTGTCCGGCGCCGCCCTGTTGGGAGTGGGTGGATTCGCCCACGTCTTCACCGCGGTGCGCGAGGTGGACGGCCGCGAGGTGGCGCTCAAGGTGGGCCTGGGTCCGCACCATGCGCGCTTCGCCCATGAGGCGGAGGCGCTCCGGCGGGTGGGGCCGCCCACGGTGCCGGCGGTGCTGGAGGAGGGGCGGGTGGGAGGCCGGCCATTCCTGGTGCAGGAGCTGTTGCGAGGGCAGACGCTCGCGGCGTGGATGGCGGCGTTGCCGGGGACGGGTGCGGCGTCCGTGGCGCGGGTGCGGGAGCTGCTGACGGGGCTGTGTCCGGCGGTGGCGCGCGTGCATGCGGTGGGGCTCGCGCACCGGGACCTCAAGCCGGAGAACATCTTCCTGCGCGAGGGTGGAGCGCTGAGCCTGCTGGACTTCGGGCTCGCGAGGAGGATGGAGGACGGTCCCGCGGAGGAGGCGGGGAACCGCGCGGGCACGACGGTCTACATGGCGCCGGAGCAGTGCCTGGACGCGCGTGAAGCGGGCACGGCGGCGGACATCTACGCGCTGGGCGTGCTGCTCTTCGAGCTGCTCACGGGCTCGCCGCCGTTCAACGGCAGCGCGGACGAGGTGCGTGAAGGACACGTGAGCCAGCGTCCGCCGCGCGTGTCCGAGCGTGCGCGGATCCCGGTGGCGCTGGACGCGGTGGTGGCGCGGTGTCTGGCCAAGGAGCCCGCGGAACGGTACGCGAGCGCGGACGAAGTACTGGCCGCGTTCGAGGCCGCGTGCGCGGAAGTGCCCGCGCTGCCCGGTGTCAGTGAGAAGGACGCAAGGCCCGCGCAGGCGTCGACGACGTTCGCGGGCTCGCGTCCGGTGGCGGTGCTGGGCCTGCGCACGGCGGCGTCGGTGGAAGGGCTCGCGGCCACGCTGGAGCCCTTCGGCGGAGTGCTGGCGCGGGTCGCGGCCGGTGGGTACCTGATCGTCTTCTGTGAGTCGTTGTCCGCGGAGGCCAACGTGCGAGCGGGAGCGCTCGCGGCACGGAGGCTGGTGGAGTCCGGAGACGCATCGGCGGTCCTGCACGTCGCGGTGCTGTACGTGCATCCCGGCGCGGCACTGCCGCGAATCGCGGGCACCGCGCTGGAGCGGCCGGACACGTGGTGGGGAAGGGCACTCGCGCCGGGCGAAGTGCAGGTGACACCGGATGCAGCCGCGAGGCTTGAGCCCGGCTGGGTTGAGTCAGTTGAGAAGCAGGGCGGCAGGGAAGTCGGGCCCGCGAGTCGTGATCCTATCGCGCATGAGGCCCCCGCGGCTGGGAGCGCTGGGCTTGCGGAGCCGCGGGACAGCGAAGGAGCCGAGCGCGCGGCGACGCATGTCCCTGCACAACATGAGTTCCTCGTGCGGCCAACGGCTTCGGAGGGCGCGCGCACTCCGGCACTGCCTCCCGTGGGCCCTGTGCGCGAAGCCGGTACGGTCTTCCGGCTGCGCCTCCATGACGAGGAGGGGGCTCGCGCGGATGGGGAACCTCCTCCGTTCGTGGGCCGTGACGCGGTGCTGGATGTGCTGGTTTCGGATGCGACGCGGAGCCTTTCGTCCTCCGTGCCGGGGCTGGGCGTGCTCACGGGCGAAGTGGGGCATGGCAAGTCGCGGTTGCTCAAGGCGCTTGCGTCCCGGTTGGAGTCCGAAAGGCTTGCTCGCGTCGTGCGCCTTCGCGCTCCGCCTCCGGATGCTTCGGTGTCCGGCTCCCTGCTGGATGCACTGCGCGCTGTCGTGGGCCGTCCTTCCGCGGAGCCCCGGACCCTGGCCGATGCGCTCCTGGCTCAAGCCCGTGAAGCACCGCTCGTGCTGCTGCTGGATGATGCGCACCTCGCGGATCCCTTGAGCCTGGATGCGCTGGAGCGCGCCACGCTCGAAGGACCTCGGGCCCCGTTGTGGATTGGACTCGCGGGGCGCCCGTCGCTGCTGGGCTTGCGTCCCCACCTGGGCGAGCGCAGCGCTCACGCCTCCCGCCATCCGCTGCCGCCCCTTGCTCCCGAGGCGAGCCGCGCCGTGCTCGTCCACCTGCTGCGCCCGGCGGAGCACATCCCCGAGCCCGTGCTCGCTCGCCTGGAGCAATTGGCGCAGGGCGTGCCTCTGTCACTTGTCGAACTTGCTCGCGCACTCCGTGCCGCCGGGGCGCTGCGGTCCGCTCCGGGCGGTGGGTGGTACGTCGCCCCGGATGCGCTGCTGGATGTCTCCGTCACGCCGCTGTTTGAACGGCTGGCCCCTCGCGTGCTCGCGGGGCTTCCGGAAGTCCACCGCGTGCTTGCCCGGCTTTGCGCGGTGCTCGGTACGGAGGTGGACGTGGCGCGGGTGGACGCGGCCCTGCGTCACCTGACCACCGGGCCGGAGTTGTCCCGCGCGGCCTCACTGGACGCGGGCGCGGGCCTGCAACGGCTGTCTCGCGCGGGCCTCCTGCGTCCCTCGGGGCCGGGACGCTTCGCCTTCCGCCACCCGCTCCTGCGCGAAGCACTGGAGGCCCTGCTCCCTCCCGCGCCCCGGCGCGCCCTGCATGCCGCCGCGCTCAAGGCCAGCGTGGGCGAAGACGTGGCCGAACGCCGCCGCCGTGCCCACCACGCGGCGGTCTGCGGCGCCCACCTGGAAGCCGCTCGGGACTACCTCTCGCTGGCGGAGGAGGCGCGCGCCGGACACCTTCCCGTGGAAGCGGAGCAGCACTACACGCGCGCGCTCGCGCTCCTTCCGGAGTCCGACGACGCTCGCCGGGCCCAGGCGCTCGCGGGGCGCGGGAAGGTGCGCCATCGCCTCCAGCGCTTCCGTGAAAGCCTCGCGGACCTGTCCGCTGCTCGCACCCTGGCCCGCGCCCGGGGCGACGCGGCGCTCGAAGTGGACCTGCTGCTGGAAGAAGCCACCGCTCGTGACTGGATGGAGGACTCGGACGGTTCCGCCGCTTGCACGCGCGAAGCCCTCGACGCCATCGAGCCCCTGGACGCGCCGCGCCTGTCGCTCCGCTGTGGCCTCGCGCGCGGCCGCCTGCACGTGCGCCAGGGCGAGTGGGCCGCCGCGGCCCGCGTGCTCACGTCCACCGCGGAAGGCGCGGAGCGCGCCCGGGACCACGAGACGCTGGTCGTGTCCCTCGCGCTGCTGGGCGCCGCGCTCACGTTCCTCGACCGTGCCCCGGAAGCCGCCGCGCGCTTCGATGAGGCCCTGGAGCGCTGCGAGGCCGCGGGCGACGGACTCCACAAGGCCGCCGTGCTGAGCAACCGCGTCCTCCTGTGGCTCCGCCAGGGTGACGTGCCGCGCATGGAAGCGGACCTGCGCCGCGCCATGGTGCTGGGCCGCGAACTGGCCCACGCGCAGATGGAGCGCTGGTCCACGTTCAACTTGGCGGAGGTCCTCTACATGCAGGGCCGCCTGGATGAAGCCCTCCCCCTCGCGCAGCGAGCATACGAGCTGGGCGTGCGCTTCTTCCGCGAACATCCCGTGCCCGTGGACGCGCTGCTCATCGCCCGCATCCAGGCCGCCGCGGGAGACGAAGCGGGCGCGGCCCGGCAGCTCGCCTGGATCTCCCAGCGCTGTCCTCCCGAATCCCTACCACCCACCGCCATCATGCGGCGCCTCGTGGAGCTCCAGGTCCATCAACAGACCACCGGCGCCTTCCGTGCAACGGATTGGGACGCGCTCCACCTGGAAGCGGACGCGCTGGCCTCGCCGGACGAGAAGGCGGAGATCCTCCTGCAGGCCACCGGCATCGCTCGCCGCACGGGCGCCCTGGACGAAGCCCGCGCGTGGCTCGAGCGCGCAGCGCCCGCCGTCGCGGAAGCTCCGCTGTGGTCTACGTGTTTCCACGCACTGCGTGCCGCGCTCGCACCGGCAGCGCTGTAA
- a CDS encoding serine/threonine-protein kinase, with protein MAGHGEEALYGEELRPGALVGEWVVDRVQVQGPVSALYRARHARSGVPAALKVLHPQVAAAAVALRRFRREAATLQRLSHPHIVTVLGYGELPDGRPFIAMEWLEGQDLAAELASRGPLSPREVLAVMEQVGAALRVAHAAGVVHRDLKVQNVVRLGPGRGGPAVKLVDFGVAKGLVPGAPGSSSLTHTGVVLGTPLSMAPEQIRGEVPDARTDLYAVGVLLFQLLTGVPPFQGTTRHEVEQLHLHAPPPRPGEHAPVSAALDAVVLRCLRKAREERYPDVDALLEDLRGAVLGGAAPVEVPRAVGLYVEARLTGEPGPAAMEELDAGLERASTLAREAGLEVRVMGGACLLAVASLPDDVRRERELRARVLDVGLALSGRDASPARFLVTVHVDRLTAREEPHGWADGAASAWDAEGGEGGLLHLPGWVRGDGEAASPIVTGPALRGLEMDFAASLLPDAPERWRLSSRR; from the coding sequence ATGGCGGGTCACGGTGAGGAGGCGCTCTACGGTGAGGAGCTGCGGCCCGGCGCGCTCGTGGGCGAGTGGGTCGTGGACCGCGTCCAGGTCCAGGGCCCGGTGTCCGCGCTGTACCGGGCACGGCACGCGCGCTCCGGCGTGCCCGCGGCGCTGAAGGTGCTGCACCCGCAGGTGGCCGCCGCGGCGGTGGCGCTGCGGCGCTTCCGCCGTGAGGCGGCCACGCTGCAGCGGCTGAGCCACCCGCACATCGTCACGGTGCTGGGCTACGGCGAGCTGCCGGATGGCCGGCCCTTCATCGCCATGGAGTGGCTGGAGGGCCAGGACCTGGCGGCGGAGCTGGCCTCGCGCGGGCCGCTGTCCCCGCGCGAGGTGCTGGCGGTGATGGAGCAGGTGGGCGCGGCGCTGCGGGTGGCGCACGCGGCGGGCGTGGTGCACCGCGACCTGAAGGTGCAGAACGTGGTGCGGCTTGGGCCCGGACGCGGCGGCCCCGCCGTGAAGCTGGTGGACTTCGGCGTGGCGAAGGGGCTGGTGCCGGGCGCACCGGGCAGCTCGTCGCTCACGCACACCGGCGTGGTGCTGGGCACGCCGCTGTCCATGGCCCCGGAGCAGATCCGCGGCGAGGTGCCGGACGCGCGCACGGACCTGTACGCCGTGGGCGTGCTCCTCTTCCAACTGCTCACGGGCGTGCCGCCCTTCCAGGGCACCACGCGCCACGAGGTGGAGCAGCTGCACCTGCACGCGCCCCCGCCGCGTCCGGGCGAGCACGCGCCGGTGTCCGCCGCGCTGGATGCCGTGGTGCTGCGGTGTCTGCGCAAGGCGCGCGAGGAGCGCTACCCGGACGTGGACGCGCTGCTGGAGGACCTGCGGGGCGCGGTGCTGGGCGGCGCGGCGCCGGTGGAGGTGCCGCGCGCGGTGGGGCTGTACGTGGAGGCCCGGCTCACCGGCGAGCCCGGTCCCGCCGCGATGGAGGAACTGGACGCGGGCCTGGAGCGCGCGAGCACCCTGGCGCGAGAGGCCGGGCTGGAGGTGCGGGTGATGGGCGGCGCGTGCCTGCTCGCCGTCGCCAGCCTCCCGGACGACGTGCGTCGCGAGCGGGAGCTGCGGGCGCGGGTGCTGGACGTGGGGCTCGCGCTGTCGGGGCGGGACGCGTCTCCCGCGCGCTTCCTCGTCACCGTGCACGTGGACCGGCTGACGGCGCGCGAGGAGCCCCACGGCTGGGCGGACGGCGCGGCCTCCGCGTGGGACGCGGAGGGTGGGGAAGGGGGCCTGCTCCACCTGCCCGGCTGGGTGCGCGGCGACGGGGAGGCGGCCTCGCCCATCGTCACCGGCCCGGCGCTGCGGGGACTGGAGATGGACTTCGCCGCCAGCCTCCTGCCGGACGCCCCCGAGCGCTGGCGGCTCTCCTCCCGGCGCTAG